One window from the genome of Diceros bicornis minor isolate mBicDic1 chromosome 1, mDicBic1.mat.cur, whole genome shotgun sequence encodes:
- the WNT8A gene encoding protein Wnt-8a isoform X3: protein MGDLFMLRVAVGICYATFSASAWSVNNFLITGPKAYLTYTTSVALGAQSGIEECKFQFAWERWNCPENALQLSTHNRLRSATRETSFIHAISSAGVMYTITKNCSMGDFENCGCDESKNGKTGGHGWIWGGCSDNVEFGERISKLFVDSLEKGKDARALMNLHNNRAGRLAVRATMKRTCKCHGISGSCSIQTCWLQLADFREMGDYLKAKYDQALKIEMDKRQPRAGNSAEGCWAPTEAFLPSAEAELIFLEESPDYCTRNSSLGIYGTEGRECLQNSHNTSRWERRSCGRLCTECGLQVEERKTEAISSCNCKFQWCCTVKCDQCRHVVNKYYCRRSPGSALSWGKGSTR from the exons ATGGGAGACCTGTTTATGCTCAGGGTGGCTGTGGGCATATGCTATGCCACCTTCAGTGCCTCTGCCTG GTCAGTGAACAATTTCCTGATAACAGGTCCCAAG GCCTATCTGACCTACACTACCAGCGTGGCCCTGGGTGCCCAGAGTGGCATCGAGGAGTGTAAGTTCCAGTTTGCTTGGGAACGCTGGAACTGCCCCGAAAATGCTCTCCAGCTCTCCACTCACAACAGACTGAGAAGTG CCACTAGGGAGACTTCCTTCATTCATGCTATCAGCTCTGCTGGAGTCATGTACACTATCACCAAGAACTGTAGCATGGGCGACTTTGAAAACTGTGGCTGTGATGagtcaaaaaatggaaaaacag GAGGCCATGGCTGGATCTGGGGGGGCTGCAGTGATAATGTGGAATTTGGGGAAAGGATCTCCAAACTCTTTGTGGACAGCCTGGAGAAGGGAAAGGATGCCAGAGCCCTAatgaatcttcacaacaacaGGGCAGGCAGGCTG GCAGTGAGAGCCACCATGAAGAGGACCTGCAAATGTCATGGCATCTCGGGGAGCTGCAGCATCCAGACATGCTGGCTGCAGCTGGCTGACTTCCGGGAGATGGGAGACTACCTAAAGGCCAAGTATGACCAGGCACTGAAAATTGAGATGGATAAGCGGCAGCCAAGGGCTGGGAACAGTGCTGAGGGCTGCTGGGCACCCACTGAGGCCTTCCTTCCCAGTGCAGAGGCTGAGCTGATCTTTTTAGAGGAATCGCCAGATTACTGTACCCGCAATTCTAGCCTGGGCATCTATGGCACAGAGGGTCGGGAGTGTCTGCAGAACAGCCACAACACATCCAGGTGGGAGCGACGCAGCTGCGGGCGCTTGTGCACCGAATGTGGCCTGCAGGTGGAAGAGAGGAAGACTGAGGCTATCAGCAGCTGTAACTGCAAATTCCAGTGGTGCTGTACAGTCAAGTGTGACCAGTGTAGGCATGTGGTGAACAAGTACTACTGCAGGCGCTCCCCAGGCAGTGCTTTGTCCTGGGGCAAGGGCAGCACCAGATAG
- the WNT8A gene encoding protein Wnt-8a isoform X1 — MPPSVPLPGKSFLLPLTLRQGSPHYLIRIHHCLTFSLFGRSVNNFLITGPKAYLTYTTSVALGAQSGIEECKFQFAWERWNCPENALQLSTHNRLRSATRETSFIHAISSAGVMYTITKNCSMGDFENCGCDESKNGKTGGHGWIWGGCSDNVEFGERISKLFVDSLEKGKDARALMNLHNNRAGRLAVRATMKRTCKCHGISGSCSIQTCWLQLADFREMGDYLKAKYDQALKIEMDKRQPRAGNSAEGCWAPTEAFLPSAEAELIFLEESPDYCTRNSSLGIYGTEGRECLQNSHNTSRWERRSCGRLCTECGLQVEERKTEAISSCNCKFQWCCTVKCDQCRHVVNKYYCRRSPGSALSWGKGSTR; from the exons ATGCCACCTTCAGTGCCTCTGCCTGGTAAGTCCTTTCTCCTACCCCTCACTCTCCGTCAAGGAAGCCCCCATTACCTCATCCGCATTCACCATTGcctcactttttctctttttggtagGTCAGTGAACAATTTCCTGATAACAGGTCCCAAG GCCTATCTGACCTACACTACCAGCGTGGCCCTGGGTGCCCAGAGTGGCATCGAGGAGTGTAAGTTCCAGTTTGCTTGGGAACGCTGGAACTGCCCCGAAAATGCTCTCCAGCTCTCCACTCACAACAGACTGAGAAGTG CCACTAGGGAGACTTCCTTCATTCATGCTATCAGCTCTGCTGGAGTCATGTACACTATCACCAAGAACTGTAGCATGGGCGACTTTGAAAACTGTGGCTGTGATGagtcaaaaaatggaaaaacag GAGGCCATGGCTGGATCTGGGGGGGCTGCAGTGATAATGTGGAATTTGGGGAAAGGATCTCCAAACTCTTTGTGGACAGCCTGGAGAAGGGAAAGGATGCCAGAGCCCTAatgaatcttcacaacaacaGGGCAGGCAGGCTG GCAGTGAGAGCCACCATGAAGAGGACCTGCAAATGTCATGGCATCTCGGGGAGCTGCAGCATCCAGACATGCTGGCTGCAGCTGGCTGACTTCCGGGAGATGGGAGACTACCTAAAGGCCAAGTATGACCAGGCACTGAAAATTGAGATGGATAAGCGGCAGCCAAGGGCTGGGAACAGTGCTGAGGGCTGCTGGGCACCCACTGAGGCCTTCCTTCCCAGTGCAGAGGCTGAGCTGATCTTTTTAGAGGAATCGCCAGATTACTGTACCCGCAATTCTAGCCTGGGCATCTATGGCACAGAGGGTCGGGAGTGTCTGCAGAACAGCCACAACACATCCAGGTGGGAGCGACGCAGCTGCGGGCGCTTGTGCACCGAATGTGGCCTGCAGGTGGAAGAGAGGAAGACTGAGGCTATCAGCAGCTGTAACTGCAAATTCCAGTGGTGCTGTACAGTCAAGTGTGACCAGTGTAGGCATGTGGTGAACAAGTACTACTGCAGGCGCTCCCCAGGCAGTGCTTTGTCCTGGGGCAAGGGCAGCACCAGATAG
- the WNT8A gene encoding protein Wnt-8a isoform X2 has product MRWSVNNFLITGPKAYLTYTTSVALGAQSGIEECKFQFAWERWNCPENALQLSTHNRLRSATRETSFIHAISSAGVMYTITKNCSMGDFENCGCDESKNGKTGGHGWIWGGCSDNVEFGERISKLFVDSLEKGKDARALMNLHNNRAGRLAVRATMKRTCKCHGISGSCSIQTCWLQLADFREMGDYLKAKYDQALKIEMDKRQPRAGNSAEGCWAPTEAFLPSAEAELIFLEESPDYCTRNSSLGIYGTEGRECLQNSHNTSRWERRSCGRLCTECGLQVEERKTEAISSCNCKFQWCCTVKCDQCRHVVNKYYCRRSPGSALSWGKGSTR; this is encoded by the exons GTCAGTGAACAATTTCCTGATAACAGGTCCCAAG GCCTATCTGACCTACACTACCAGCGTGGCCCTGGGTGCCCAGAGTGGCATCGAGGAGTGTAAGTTCCAGTTTGCTTGGGAACGCTGGAACTGCCCCGAAAATGCTCTCCAGCTCTCCACTCACAACAGACTGAGAAGTG CCACTAGGGAGACTTCCTTCATTCATGCTATCAGCTCTGCTGGAGTCATGTACACTATCACCAAGAACTGTAGCATGGGCGACTTTGAAAACTGTGGCTGTGATGagtcaaaaaatggaaaaacag GAGGCCATGGCTGGATCTGGGGGGGCTGCAGTGATAATGTGGAATTTGGGGAAAGGATCTCCAAACTCTTTGTGGACAGCCTGGAGAAGGGAAAGGATGCCAGAGCCCTAatgaatcttcacaacaacaGGGCAGGCAGGCTG GCAGTGAGAGCCACCATGAAGAGGACCTGCAAATGTCATGGCATCTCGGGGAGCTGCAGCATCCAGACATGCTGGCTGCAGCTGGCTGACTTCCGGGAGATGGGAGACTACCTAAAGGCCAAGTATGACCAGGCACTGAAAATTGAGATGGATAAGCGGCAGCCAAGGGCTGGGAACAGTGCTGAGGGCTGCTGGGCACCCACTGAGGCCTTCCTTCCCAGTGCAGAGGCTGAGCTGATCTTTTTAGAGGAATCGCCAGATTACTGTACCCGCAATTCTAGCCTGGGCATCTATGGCACAGAGGGTCGGGAGTGTCTGCAGAACAGCCACAACACATCCAGGTGGGAGCGACGCAGCTGCGGGCGCTTGTGCACCGAATGTGGCCTGCAGGTGGAAGAGAGGAAGACTGAGGCTATCAGCAGCTGTAACTGCAAATTCCAGTGGTGCTGTACAGTCAAGTGTGACCAGTGTAGGCATGTGGTGAACAAGTACTACTGCAGGCGCTCCCCAGGCAGTGCTTTGTCCTGGGGCAAGGGCAGCACCAGATAG